One genomic window of Diospyros lotus cultivar Yz01 chromosome 8, ASM1463336v1, whole genome shotgun sequence includes the following:
- the LOC127808569 gene encoding uncharacterized protein LOC127808569, giving the protein MTNSVFPTVSDTVFEFQPKLINMDANENNGNENGNNGNNANRNIRELAAPDVYYQPLCIQYPQLQVNFELKSGLIHLLPKFHGLAGEDPHKHLKEFHVVCSTMRPQGVDEEQIKLRAFPFSLDGAAKDWLYYLPPVAITNWDGLRRIFLEKFFPASRTAAIRKDICGIRQIDGESLHEYLVDVASGGALVEKTPAAAQDLISKMAQNAQQFGTRLNTPMKTVNEVGFAAPVDQRGIENRLEELTSMDNIESCNGIFPRRPFQHQPQQSKYDPYAPTYNPGWRDQPNFRYGGASTQPFQQRFNAPGQSNATPMKQQAQTLPKTEPSLDDIVQQLAANILKFQQRTDTTIQNLETQIGQLATNINELRSQGSGQLPSQPISNQKGNMSAIMLCSGKEVNAPEKAQEETGRKEESPSLSIQRAKQHINNDQDKGEHPYNNPLPFPHRATQNKKRAEAELDKEIMETF; this is encoded by the exons ATGACTAATAGTGTCTTTCCCACTGTTTCTGATACCGTGTTTGAGTTCCAACCCAAACTGATCAATATGGATGCCAATGAAAACAATGGCAATGAGAATGGGAATAATGGGAATAATGCTAACAGAAATATTAGAGAATTGGCTGCCCCTGATGTGTATTATCAACCCTTGTGTATTCAGTATCCTCAATTGCAAGTAAACTTTGAACTGAAATCTGGATTGATACATTTGCTGCCTAAGTTTCACGGTCTTGCAGGTGAAGATCCACACAAGCATTTGAAGGAGTTTCATGTTGTATGCTCCACCATGAGGCCGCAAGGGGTTGATGAAGAACAAATCAAGCTAAGGgcattccctttctctcttgatGGAGCTGCCAAAGACTGGCTCTATTACTTGCCACCTGTAGCCATTACCAATTGGGATGGCCTGAGGAGAATATTTCTGGAGAAGTTCTTCCCTGCTTCCAGGACAGCAGCCATCCGGAAGGACATTTGTGGCATCCGACAGATAGATGGAGAAAGCttgcatga gtacttaGTGGATGTTGCATCTGGAGGAGCCTTAGTGGAAAAGACACCAGCTGCAGCCCAGGACTTAATTTCAAAGATGGCTCAAAATGCACAACAATTTGGTACCAGGTTGAACACTCCCATGAAGACTGTCAATGAGGTTGGTTTTGCTGCACCTGTGGACCAAAGGGGAATAGAAAATAGGCTGGAGGAACTCACTTCAATG GATAACATAGAATCATGCAATGGAATCTTCCCTAGAAGACCGTTTCAGCACCAGCCACAACAGAGTAAGTATGATCCCTATGCTCCCACCTACAATCCGGGCTGGAGAGACCAACCCAACTTCAGATATGGGGGTGCCTCAACTCAACCATTCCAACAGAGGTTCAATGCACCAGGTCAAAGTAATGCCACACCAATGAAGCAACAAGCACAGACATTACCCAAGACAGAACCGAGCTTGGATGACATAGTGCAGCAATTGGCTGCCAACATTCTCAAATTCCAACAACGGACTGACACCACCATACAGAATTTGGAGACACAGATTGGGCAGTTAGCCACTAACATAAATGagctaaggagtcaaggttcgggtcaGCTACCTTCACAGCCAATATCCAATCAAAAGGGAAATATGAGTGCGATCATGTTGTGTAGTGGTAAAGAAGTGAATGCTCCAGAGAAGGCACAAGAAGAAACTGGTAGAAAAGAAGAGTCGCCGTCCCTCTCAATTCAAAGGGCCAAGCAGCACATCAATAATGATCAGGACAAGGGAGAACACCCCTACAACAATCCATTGCCTTTTCCCCATAGAGCCACTCAAAATAAGAAGAGGGCAGAAGCCGAGTTGGATAAGGAGATCATGGAGACTTTCTAG
- the LOC127808570 gene encoding uncharacterized protein LOC127808570 translates to MDMKEAGSQQKLQLQELEELRLEAYENSRIYKEKAKVAHDKLIAKKEFNVGNKVLLYNSRLKLMPGKLRSRWVSPFVVTHVSPYGVVEIMDGSTTKKFTVNGQRLKHFYEGFTEHTVEELSLLDLPPT, encoded by the coding sequence atGGACATGAAAGAAGCTGGTTCCCAGCAGAAGCTTCAATTGCAAGAActtgaggaattgaggttaGAGGCATATGAGAACTCTAGGATCTACAAGGAAAAGGCCAAAGTTGCACACGACAAATTGATTGCCAAGAAGGAGTTCAACGTTGGCAATAAAGTCCTCCTCTACAATTCACGCCTAAAGCTGATGCCTGGTAAGTTGCGTTCTAGATGGGTTAgtccttttgtggttactcatgtttCTCCCTATGGTGTAGTTGAGATCATGGACGGGTCGACTACGAAGAAATTCACAGTTAATGGGCAGAGGCTTAAACATTTCTACGAGGGCTTTACAGAACACACAGTGGAGGAGCTATCTCTCTTGGACCTTCCTCCGACTTGA